Part of the Streptomyces showdoensis genome, GGAGGTGGTTCTTGGCGCGGCGGCCGTCCTCGGCGATGATCTCCAGCTCGCGCTTGAGCTTGGGGGCCAGCTTGTCGGAGTTCGCCAGCTTGTCCTCGGCGAACAGACCGGCCTCGATGCGCTTGGCGAGCTCGACCTCCTGCTCGGCGTTGAGCAGCGGGACCTTGCCGATCTGCTTGAGGTAGTCCTTGACCGGGTCCGCGGTGGCACCGGCGACGGCGACCTGCTGGGCCGGCGCGTCGTCCTCGTCCTCGTCGGACAGGACGAAGCCCTTGCTCTCGCCCTCGGACTCTTCCTCGTCCTTGCCGGGCGCGACGTCCTCGAGCAGCTCCTCGCCCTCGAGCAGCTCTTCGTCGTCCTTCTTGGACGTCTTCTTCGCGGCCGTCTTCTTGGCGACGGTCTTCTTGGCCACCGCCTTCTTGGCGACGGTCTTCTTGGCGGCAGCCTTCTTGGCGGGCGAGCCGGCCTCGTCGGACGGGTCCGCGCTCTCGGCCGCCGGGGCCGCGGAGGCGGCCGAGACGGTCTTCGTCACGGTCGTCCTGGCGGTGACGGTCTTGGTGGCGGTGCGCTTGGCCGGGCTCTTCGCAGCGACGCTCTTGCGGGCGCGCTTCGGCGACTCCGCTGCACTGACCATCAGCGTCACACCCTCTTCCTCGAGGATCTGATTGAGGCTGCGCAGAACATTCTTCCACTGGGTTGGCGGAATCTGGTCAGCCTCGAAGGCCCGACGCACGTCATCGCCGGCGATCTGCCCATCAGCCTTTCCCCGCTCGATGAGCGCCATCACAGACTCGGACTCGGCGATCTCCGGCGGGAGCGTACGGGATGTGCTGGCCGACACGAACAACCTCTCGGAACGATGGAAAACGGCTTCCGGCCCCGCCCTGGATCAGGCTGGAGCCGACGACCGTCGGCCGGAAATGTGCCGACGGCGCGGGCTGGAC contains:
- a CDS encoding RNA polymerase sigma factor is translated as MSASTSRTLPPEIAESESVMALIERGKADGQIAGDDVRRAFEADQIPPTQWKNVLRSLNQILEEEGVTLMVSAAESPKRARKSVAAKSPAKRTATKTVTARTTVTKTVSAASAAPAAESADPSDEAGSPAKKAAAKKTVAKKAVAKKTVAKKTAAKKTSKKDDEELLEGEELLEDVAPGKDEEESEGESKGFVLSDEDEDDAPAQQVAVAGATADPVKDYLKQIGKVPLLNAEQEVELAKRIEAGLFAEDKLANSDKLAPKLKRELEIIAEDGRRAKNHLLEANLRLVVSLAKRYTGRGMLFLDLIQEGNLGLIRAVEKFDYTKGYKFSTYATWWIRQAITRAMADQARTIRIPVHMVEVINKLARVQRQMLQDLGREPTPEELAKELDMTPEKVIEVQKYGREPISLHTPLGEDGDSEFGDLIEDSEAVVPADAVSFTLLQEQLHSVLDTLSEREAGVVSMRFGLTDGQPKTLDEIGKVYGVTRERIRQIESKTMSKLRHPSRSQVLRDYLD